The Synechococcus sp. RS9916 DNA segment ACACACCGAGGTAACCGAGGCGCTCCTGCAGTCGGCTGGTCAGCCGCCAGGCACTGGCTTCCACCAACACACCGCCTTCCACATCCAGGGCTTGGCCTTCCCCATGCAGTTCTTCCTTTTGCCCATGACGGAGGAAGCGTGAGATGGCCGCATCAACGTTGTAACCGAGTTGCTCCAGCTGATCGGCCGGAAGATGCACCTCTTCTGGGTGGTAGTCCACCCGACCCATCACCTCTCCCACAACCACAGCCGGGAAGAGCAACCCTGCCTCCAGCAGAGAGCGACGCAGATCCGGCTCCAGCAGCGACTGCTCAATCACCACCGCATCCACCGCTTCGCGCTGCTGCTCAAGAGCCGCCTGAAAGTCGGTGACGCCCCCCGTCAAGCCAAGGTCAACAACGGTGTAACGGTTCTCGGGCAACCACGACCGGCAGGCGGGCAGCAGCTTCGGGCTTTTCAGCAGCAAGGCAATGGCGAGGGCCGGACCATTCATCCTGCGCGGGAGGCTCTTGATCTGATCTTGACGAAAGGGAAAGCAAAGGTGGAAGATCTTTGTTTGTCTTTCGATTGCGGGTCAGGCCGAATCGAGACGCGTCGCTCAGAACCAATTCACTGGTTTGGCAACGACTGATCTCGAGCCTGAACGCGTCACTTTTTCTCCATGGCAGATCCCAGTAACGAGACCTACGCGATTGTTGAGGCCTCAGGTCAGCAGTTCTGGCTGCAGCCCAACCGCTATTACGACCTCGACCGTCTTCAGGCCGGCGTTGACGAGACCGTGACTCTCGAGAACGTTCTTCTGGTGA contains these protein-coding regions:
- a CDS encoding circadian clock protein KaiA, with translation MNGPALAIALLLKSPKLLPACRSWLPENRYTVVDLGLTGGVTDFQAALEQQREAVDAVVIEQSLLEPDLRRSLLEAGLLFPAVVVGEVMGRVDYHPEEVHLPADQLEQLGYNVDAAISRFLRHGQKEELHGEGQALDVEGGVLVEASAWRLTSRLQERLGYLGVFYKRDPSRFLSRLPPGEQEELLKSLERTYRDLLLSYFRDPAAANQALESFVNTAFFGDLPITRAVEIHMNLIDDFWKKLRLEGHKNDFLQDYRLALLDVMAHLCEMYRRSIPTESQLARSEQFGEEVVSS